Proteins from one Xenopus tropicalis strain Nigerian chromosome 1, UCB_Xtro_10.0, whole genome shotgun sequence genomic window:
- the htr1a gene encoding 5-hydroxytryptamine receptor 1A has product MDALNNTTSSDHTPETGNVTEPEEVALSYQIVTSLFLGTLILCAIFGNACVIAAIALERCLQTVANYLIGSLAVTDLMVSVLVLPMAAHNQVLNKWTLGQVTCDIFISLDVLCCTSSILHLCAIALDRYWAITDPIDYVNKRTPRRAAVLISITWIVGFSISIPPMLGWRTPEDRSDPNACKISEDPGYTIYSTFGAFYIPLILMLVLYGKIFKAARFRIRKTVKKAEKKKVADTCLSVSPAVAERKSNGEPSKNWKRTVEPKPSACVNGAIRHGEDGAVLEIIEVHHYVNSKSHLDLPNHAHDMAVAPCSEKRNDRATDAKRKVALARERKTVKTLGIIMGTFIFCWLPFFIVALVLPFCETCHMPHLLFDVINWLGYSNSLLNPIIYAYFNKDFQSAFKKIIKCKFCRQ; this is encoded by the coding sequence ATGGATGCTTTAAACAACACTACCTCTTCGGACCACACTCCAGAGACGGGCAATGTTACGGAGCCGGAGGAGGTAGCCCTGAGCTACCAGATCGTCACTTCTCTCTTTCTAGGGACGCTCATTCTATGTGCGATTTTTGGCAACGCGTGTGTGATCGCAGCCATCGCCTTGGAAAGGTGTCTCCAGACTGTGGCCAACTATCTCATAGGCTCCCTGGCTGTCACCGACCTGATGGTGTCGGTGCTGGTTTTGCCCATGGCTGCACATAACCAAGTACTGAACAAgtggactctggggcaggtaaCCTGCGATATCTTTATCTCTTTGGACGTGTTGTGTTGCACGTCGTCTATTTTGCATCTGTGCGCAATTGCGCTGGACCGGTACTGGGCGATCACCGACCCCATAGACTATGTGAATAAGCGAACTCCCAGGCGGGCTGCTGTGCTCATTAGTATCACTTGGATAGTAGGGTTTTCCATCTCCATCCCACCCATGCTAGGCTGGAGGACCCCTGAAGACAGGTCCGACCCCAATGCGTGTAAAATCAGCGAAGATCCCGGTTACACCATTTACTCAACTTTCGGTGCGTTCTACATCCCGCTCATCCTCATGTTGGTGCTGTACGGGAAGATATTTAAGGCAGCCCGGTTCAGGATCCGAAAAACTGTCAAGaaggcagaaaaaaagaaagtggcAGACACCTGCTTGTCGGTGTCGCCAGCAGTCGCGGAGAGGAAAAGTAATGGGGAACCCAGCAAGAACTGGAAGCGGACTGTCGAACCAAAGCCCAGCGCTTGCGTCAATGGGGCAATAAGGCATGGGGAGGATGGGGCTGTCCTGGAAATTATCGAGGTCCACCATTATGTGAACTCCAAAAGCCACCTGGACCTGCCAAACCATGCCCACGACATGGCAGTAGCCCCCTGCTCTGAGAAGAGGAACGACAGAGCTACAGACGCAAAGAGGAAAGTGGCTTTGGCCAGGGAACGTAAAACTGTCAAAACCTTAGGTATTATAATGGGCACCTTCATCTTCTGCTGGCTGCCCTTCTTCATTGTAGCTCTTGTTTTGCCTTTCTGTGAAACATGCCACATGCCACACTTGTTGTTCGATGTTATAAACTGGCTTGGCTACTCCAACTCCCTGCTCAACCCTATCATATATGCTTACTTTAACAAAGATTTCCAAAGTGCTTTTAAGAAAATCATCAAGTGCAAATTCTGTAGACAGTGA